The following DNA comes from Kluyveromyces lactis strain NRRL Y-1140 chromosome E complete sequence.
GTGGTACTTCATGTGAATCTTGATTATTTCCTCCGTTCCTTGAACCATCATCtgcttcatcatcatctgacCAGTCCACTTGAATCTTCCTATCTAGGACATTCGGATCaatgttcttcaaaatttgtAACCTTTCTAGCTCCCACTCATCTCTCACGTCATCGAAACCAATATCCCAAATTCTAGCATAGAACTCTTGAATTTTTTGCTCTTCAACCCGACGTTTCTCTTCCTCGGCCATCCAGGCCATGTGTTTCAAATCGTCACTTGAAGGTTCGTAAATGTGCCAGATCACATAATGAGGTAGACCGACAACACTGTATTGCATTCTACGTGATAATTTACCAAAGGCTTCAGTTTCAGCATGTTTCTCGAAAGAGAACGCAGGGAAATGAGAACCTGTTCTAAAGACCTTAGCTTTAGATAAGATGGAAACACCACCAATTCCGTCTAGTTCCATCTCGACCTCGGGATCGCCGCTTGGGTCTCTCATGTAGGCCAAATGTGTTCTCCATGTAGCGTATTCCGGGTACCCTTCTACGATACaagcatcttcatccaaagAATCAGCTAATTGTAATCCACCCTCAGATTCAACCCATGAGTTCAAATCATATGGTTGTATATTTCCCAACCAATCGGGTAGAGGTCTCCAGACGTTTGGAACAATGACGTCTTTATCATGATGCATTAAATCTTCCAAAATAGTATTCGGTATAGTTTGAACGTCGACATCTCTCCAGTACACGTAAGAATGATACGGCTTCAAAGCCGCTGACCCAAGCCAATTTCTAGCTCTGGCCATGGATTTTCTTCTAGGGCCTTGAGCTGCAAACCCGTGTCTATCAGAAAACGATTGACCCACACTTTGACCGAAATCTTTctcaaaaatttcaatgttAGCGAATCTTCTCGATTTGTCTTGGTTTGATTGAGCTCTTCTCAAATGAGAAAGAAGTGTTTTCATGGTATCATCGCTTGAATCACTGaccaaaaatgaaagatca
Coding sequences within:
- the ANP1 gene encoding Anp1p (similar to uniprot|P32629 Saccharomyces cerevisiae YEL036C ANP1 Mannan 8 Protein of the endoplasmic reticulum with a role in retention of glycosyltransferases in the Golgi also involved in osmotic sensitivity and resistance to aminonitrophenyl propanediol subunit of mannosyltransferase complex) translates to MGSKGKSRFNALTAVSVIGSVVTGFLIIRMIFPIIWQFVPFVSSPVTGNRFRNIPGVEYYDLINYQGNANGWQTGDRVVFCVPLRDAAAHLDMFFDTLDKLTYPHNLIDLSFLVSDSSDDTMKTLLSHLRRAQSNQDKSRRFANIEIFEKDFGQSVGQSFSDRHGFAAQGPRRKSMARARNWLGSAALKPYHSYVYWRDVDVQTIPNTILEDLMHHDKDVIVPNVWRPLPDWLGNIQPYDLNSWVESEGGLQLADSLDEDACIVEGYPEYATWRTHLAYMRDPSGDPEVEMELDGIGGVSILSKAKVFRTGSHFPAFSFEKHAETEAFGKLSRRMQYSVVGLPHYVIWHIYEPSSDDLKHMAWMAEEEKRRVEEQKIQEFYARIWDIGFDDVRDEWELERLQILKNIDPNVLDRKIQVDWSDDDEADDGSRNGGNNQDSHEVPLDFDPAH